One genomic region from Gopherus flavomarginatus isolate rGopFla2 chromosome 20, rGopFla2.mat.asm, whole genome shotgun sequence encodes:
- the KIRREL1 gene encoding kin of IRRE-like protein 1 isoform X2 has translation MTPFPPEDPVIDGAPEILLRAGTPYNLTCRAHSAKPAATIVWFRDGLQQEDASTSTEVLADGKRETTVSQLLINPTDADIGRVFVCRSTNDAVPAGKETSIKLNVHHPPTVTLSIQPQTVQEGERVVFTCVATANPEIRGYRWAKGGVIIEEAKDSKYETQVDYSFFTEPVSCEVHNDVGSTNVSTLVDVHFAPRIVVDPKPTTTDIGSDVTLTCVWAGNPPLTLTWTKKESNMVLSNSNQLYLKSVTQADAGQYICKAIVPRIGVGEREVALFVNGPPIISSEAVQYAVRGDRGKVECFIGSTPPPDRIAWAWKENILEAGTLERYTVERTNTGSGVLSTLTINNVMEADFQTRYNCTAWNTFGPGTAIIQLEEKEVLPVGIIAGATIGASILLIFFLVALVCFLYRRRKGSRKDVTLRKLDIKVETVNREPLTLHADREEDTASVSTATRVMKAIYSSFKDDVDLKQDMRCDTIDTREEYELKDPTNGYYNVRAHEDRPPSRTVLYADYRTPGPARYDMRPSSRLSHSSGYAQLNTYSRGPASDYTTEPAPGPPPGTATGETASQLSYENYGGHAAFPPSAGYATYRLGYSQPPPPSLDRAPYDAYDPMGKYASATRFSYTSQHSDYGQRFQQRMQTHV, from the exons TTCCCCCTGAAGACCCGGTGATCGACGGGGCCCCCGAGATCCTGCTGCGGGCAGGCACCCCATACAACCTGACATGCCGGGCTCACAGCGCCAAGCCCGCCGCCACCATCGTCTGGTTCCGGGATGGGCTGCAGCAGGAAGACGCCAGCACCAGCACG GAAGTGTTAGCAGACGGCAAGAGGGAAACCACGGTCAGCCAGCTCCTCATCAACCCCACAGACGCAGACATCGGGCGGGTCTTCGTCTGCCGGAGCACCAACGACGCCGTCCCGGCTGGCAAGGAGACCTCCATCAAGCTGAACGTGCACC ATCCCCCCACGGTCACCCTCTCCATCCAGCCCCAGACGGTGCAGGAAGGTGAGCGGGTCGTCTTCACCTGCGTGGCCACTGCCAACCCGGAGATCAGAGGCTACAG GTGGGCCAAAGGTGGCGTGATCATTGAAGAAGCCAAGGACAGCAAGTACGAGACGCAGGTGGATTATTCCTTTTTCACGGAGCCCGTCTCGTGCGAGGTGCACAATGACGTGGGAAGCACCAACGTCAGCACCCTGGTGGACGTGCACT TCGCCCCTCGGATTGTGGTGGATCCCAAGCCCACAACCACCGACATCGGCTCAGACGTGACGCTGACCTGCGTGTGGGCCGGCAACCCCCCGCTGACCCTCACCTGGACCAAAAAGGAATCCAACATG GTGCTCAGCAACAGCAACCAGCTCTACCTGAAATCGGTGACCCAGGCCGACGCCGGGCAGTATATCTGCAAAGCCATCGTGCCCAGGATCGGCGTGGGCGAGCGGGAGGTCGCCCTCTTTGTCAACG GCCCCCCGATCATCTCGAGCGAGGCTGTTCAGTACGCAGTGCGCGGCGACCGTGGGAAAGTGGAGTGTTTCATCGGAAGCACGCCACCCCCCGACCGCATT GCCTGGGCCTGGAAGGAGAACATCCTGGAAGCTGGCACGCTGGAGCGCTACACGGTGGAGAGAACCAACACGGGTAGCGGGGTCCTCTCCACCCTGACCATCAACAACGTGATGGAGGCCGATTTCCAGACCCGCTACAACTGCACGGCCTGGAACACCTTTGGGCCGGGGACGGCCATCATCCAGCTAGAGGAGAAAG AAGTCCTGCCTGTGGGCATCATTGCCGGAGCCACCATCGGGGCCAGcatcctcctcatcttcttcctcgTCGCCCTGGTCTGCTTCCTCTACCGGCGCCGCAAAGGAA GCCGCAAGGACGTGACCCTGCGCAAGCTGGACATCAAGGTGGAGACGGTGAACCGGGAGCCCCTGACGCTGCATGCGGACCGCGAGGAGGACACGGCCAGCGTCTCCACAGCAACTCGCGTCATGAAGGCCATCTACTCG TCGTTCAAGGATGACGTGGACCTGAAGCAGGATATGCGGTGCGACACCATCGACACGCGGGAGGAGTACGAACTCAAG GACCCAACCAATGGCTACTACAACGTTCGTGCCCACGAGGACCGCCCGCCCTCCCGCACCGTGCTCTACGCTGACTACCGCACCCCGGGCCCCGCCCGCTACGACATGCGCCCCTCCTCCCGCCTCTCCCACTCCAGCGGCTATGCCCAGCTGAACACCTATAGCCGGGGCCCCGCGTCGGACTACACCACCGAGCCAGCCCCGGGGCCCCCGCCGGGCACTGCCACGGGCGAGACGGCCAGCCAGCTCTCCTACGAGAACTACGGTGGCCACGCCGCCTTCCCGCCCAGCGCCGGCTATGCCACCTACCGCCTGGGCTACAGccagccccccccgcccagccTGGACCGTGCCCCCTACGACGCCTACGACCCCATGGGCAAGTACGCCAGCGCCACCCGCTTTTCCTACACCTCCCAGCACTCGGACTATGGGCAACGGTTCCAGCAGCGGATGCAGACTCACGTCTGA